GGAGAACTTAACTGTACTACAAGGAATAGTGGATACTATGTTTAATATGACATAGATTATCCATTATTTTTTTATCTATTATAATCTCTTAACATACAATTAATATTTAGAATTAAATATATAATTGATCATGAATATGGAATTATTTTGTAGGGGTATGCCTCATAATGAAGGTTCAAAAAGTTAACGATAAATGCTTTTAGATCGTTACCTGCATTTTCAACAAGGGCCATTTAATTGAATAACTTATTTTAAAGAAAACTGGAGAGTTAAACAGGGCAAATCCCCCTTCACATAAAAAAGGAGAGGAAAATATCCTCTCCTATCATATAAAATCTTAAAGACAATACTTACACTCTCTTTTTCAGGATGCCAAGTGAAAGTGCTGTGATAATACTTCCCATCGCGATAGCAAACACATACTTTAACCATCCGCCTTGAATGAATCCAAATACAATGACGCCACCATGTGAAGTCGTTAATCCTAAATGGAATGCCATAGATAGTGCCCCCGCTACAGCTGAACCGATAACTAGCGAAGGAATCACTCGGCTTGGGTCAGCAGCAGCAAACGGAATCGCGCCCTCTGTAATGAAGAAACTTCCTAAAACCAATGCTGTTTTACCTGCTTCGCGCTCATCTTTAGTGAAACGATTTTTAAATAATACTGTTGCAAGAGCCACACCAAGTGGTGGTACCATTCCTCCTGCCATAACCGCAGCCATTGGCTCATAAAGGTGGTTTGCAAGTAAACCTGTAGCAAATACATAGGCTGCTTTATTAATTGGACCACCCATATCAATCGCCATCATTGCGCCTAGAAGTAAGCCAAGAATAATTGAATTAGTGCCGCCTAATTGTTGTAACCAATGAGTTAAGAATAAATTTAAATCAGCTAATGGTTGGTTAATAACCGTTAGCATAATAGCGCCAGTTGCAAACACAGTAAGAAGTGGGAAAATCAACACCGCTTTTACGCTGTCTAACCATTTCGGTGTATTACTTAATAATTTTTTAATAGCAAGGGCTAAATAACCCGCTAAGAAGCCGGCAATAATCCCGCCAAGGAAGCCTGAACCACCTGTTGCAGCAATTGAACCGCCTACCATACCAGCGACAAACCCAGGTCTATCTGCAATACTTCGTCCGATAAACGCCGCTAAGATAGGAACCATTAGAGCAAAAGCATGTTTAGCCCCAATCTCAAAGACCATTGCCGCGAATGCATTATAAGATGGGTCTGTTTTATCGAACGATTTATGCCCAAACAAGAAGCAAATCGCAATCAAGATACCGCCACTGATAACGAATGGCAACATTTCTGATACCCCATTCATAAGATGGCGATAGATGCCTACACGTTGATTCTTATGACCAGAATGATCAGTACCTGATTGACTCGATACATATACAGGAGCTCTTACTGATAAAGATTGTTCAATTAGAGCTTTTGGTTTCTTTATCGCATCGGTTACAGGAACCTGAACGACCTTTTTGCCATGGAATCTATTCATTTCAACTGTCTTACCCACAGCGACTATGATACCATCAGCTTCTTCTATATCTTTTTCTGTTAAACGATTTTCAACGCCAGTCGCACCGTTTGTTTCCACTTTGATTTCATAGCCTAATTCTAATGCTGTTTGTATAAGTTTATCAGCTGCCATAAAGGTATGAGCGATACCAGTAGGACAAGCCGTTACTGCGATAATTTTCTTTCCATTAGCATTTGATACATTTAAAGCGCCTTCATATGAAACCATCGTCTGAAGAAAGGATAAAACTTCTTCTGAAGTCTTCGCCTGTAAAAGAGTTTGACGGAATGATACATCCAGTAGTTTTCTAGAAAGAAAAGCAAGCATTTTTAAATGAGTATCATCCATGTTCTCATCCGCTGCAATCATGAAAAACAGGTGACTGTCTTTTCCGTCGAGGGAATCAAAGTTAATACCTTGAACCGACCGACCAAAAACGACAGCAGGCGTTTTAACAGCACTTGTTTTTGCATGGGGAATCGCAATCCCGTCTGAAATGCCGGTACTTGCTTGGGATTCTTTTAGCAAAATGGCTTTTTTGTATTCTTCTCGATTATATAAATTCCCATTACGATCGAGTGCATCAATTAATTCATTGATGACTGACTCTTTATCGGTGGATGTTAAATCCATCAGAACCAAACTGGAATCAAAAAACTCTCTCATATTCCACCTCTAACTGTAATTTTAACTTTTTTCTCCTTGTTCCACTAATTTCCGCCCATAGATTTTGTGGATGTTTCTGTTTGACAGATATTCTGCAATGTCAGAATACGCATTCTCATTTAATGAAGAAGGGATACTACCTGATAGAACCATAAAATCTCCATCTACTAATCCATCTAATTGGGAGAGTAATTCTTCCCACTGTTGGGATGATATATGCGGGGACACGCCGTTTATTTCCGTTTCTTCTTCCGCTTTTAATTTAATATTGAAACGTGTAACCGCTTCCATTTAAATGAAATGAGTAGAGATATGTTCTTCAGCTAGCTTAGATAAGAGAAAATCGCCTGTGAATCCTCCGATGAATCCAATCGCTCGATTCGAAACTTGGAACTAACTTAGGATTCTCGATACATTTATTCCTTTTCCTCCAGGTTGCTTATCTTGATACAGGAAAAATCAAGTTCATAATTACATCAAACAATTAAGAACTTCAAATCCATTCAATCACAAACACCTTTTAAGTAAAAAGTCATAAGACTATGATACTATAATTTCGTATGATTATTAAGTGGCAAAAAATAGCACTTACTACATTAAGGGAAATTCTAAAGCGTAAAAACATTGTAAATTCACGTTTTGCTATTGGTCCCCCTTCAATAACGATCGGGCGCTTTTGTTGAATAAAACTTAAATTTTTAAAACGACCTTAGAGTTATATTTTTTAACCCCGTCCTAAATTTAGAACGGGGTTATGCTTGTCTGAGCTTTTAAAATTAAATAACTTTATTGTCATTTTAAAGGAAGTCTTATACGGAAAGCTAGAGGTAGAGTTTAAAACAGCTTAAAGAGGATTTTTGCAATCTATTTACATTTTTCTACATCTGTATGGCGCTTTTTGGAGTTATCTCGGAATCCCCCCATTAATGCCTCAAAATTAGCAGTAGATCGTATCAGAAAATTGTTAGAATGTCATCAACAACAAGTAGCGTAGTTTTAAAAAATTGGTTCCGTTAGGGAAGATCTAGACTTTTTTTAAAAAGGGAATTATGAAATGGATTCATTTAAAGTTAAATCTAACTTTCTAATTTTATTAAACCCACGTTTTCAGATGGTTTTATACTTTTCAACAGCTTTTTTATCGAGTGGCGCTGTCCTCATTTGATGGAAGATAACGTATTATTTTGAAAGGTGTGGGTTTTATGGAATTAATTAAACAAAATGGATATTGGACCGATAAATGGTAAGTAAATCTTATATCAATTTATTCAATAATTCATTAAGGAGATGCCAGCTTTGAAATTACAACATCTAAATATCAGTTTAAAAGCCAAAATTAGCATTGCTTTTTTTCTTATTCTTATTATACCATCCATATCAATTGGAATTCTTGGCTATAATAGTGCCAAATCTGAAATGGAAAATCAGATATTAAACACGGCTTCTACGAATGTGGATTTACTTAATTCAAACATCAATAATTTTTTAAATCCAAAATTTACTGATGCCGACTTTTTTTCAAATATCGTTAATTCTCATCTTTATAAAGGTGAAGATAGCCCGGAAGTCAGAAAGTACCTTGATCGTTATGTTAACCTTCACCCAGAAGTACAAGGTATTTATGTAGGGACAATGACTGGATTGATGATTGAATCTCCGAGAAAGCAGCTTCCAAGTGGTTACGATCCAAGAAAGAGGGGTTGGTACCAACAAGCAATACAAAATAGTGGCAAAGTTATTATAACTCCCCCATATATTGCAGCTTCTACCGGAAAAATGACGGTTACGATTGCTAAAACATTACAGGACAACTCAGGAGTAATTGGAATTAATTTAAGCCTTAACGCTATAAGCAAAATGACGAACAGTATAAAGATTGGTGAGAACGGTTATGCATTCCTATTAAGCAAGGAAAGACAATATCTCGTTCACCCTACTCAAAAAATAGGAAGTGAAGCAAAAGAATCGCTTTTTGATAAGCTTTACCAAAGTAACAGTGGGAAGTTTCAATACATTTGGAAGGGCCAAAATAAAGAAATGGTATTTACAACTAATGAATTAACGGGTTGGAAACTGGCTGGAACGATGTTGATAACTGATGCTTCAGATGCCGCCTCGCCTATCTTCAACCGAACTTTTTTAGTTGTGTTAATTTCTTTGATAATGGGCGGGAGTGTCATTTTTCTATTGGTAGGATCTTTCATTAAACCAATTCGAAACCTGAAAGATAAAGTATTGAAAATGAGTAGCGGAGATTTAACCGAACAGATTCATGTCAAATCCAATGATGAAATTGGTGAATTGAGTAAAGCTTTTAACGGTATGCAAAACAACTTCCGTAATCTTATTAAAAAAATAGAGGTGAGTGCTGAACAAGTTGCCTCTCATACAGGACATTTGGCAGCTAGTACAGAACAAACTAATGCTGCTACTGAAGAGGTAGCGAAGGTAATTCTAGAAGTAGCAAGTGGGGCAGAGAAACAAACAAGCGGACTCGAAAGTAATGTGAAATTCTTAGAAGAAACGACAAAGGGAATGATTCAAATTGTGGACCATTCTGGTGTTGCCACAGAACTTTCCGCAAAAGCATGTGAACAAGCTGAAGAAGGTGGGAAGTCGGTCCATCGTACAATGGCACAGATGAACTCCATTTCTGATTCTGTACATGAATCCAATAATATGATTAAGTCATTAGACGAACGCTCTAAAGAAATTGGGGCGATATTAGATATGATTAGTGGAATAGCCGACCAGACCAATTTATTAGCATTAAATGCTGCTATCGAGGCCGCAAGAGTTGGAGAACACGGAAAGGGATTTGCTGTAGTTGCCGACGAAGTGCGCAAATTAGCCGAACAATCTCAAACTTCAGCAAAACAAATATCTGAACTAATTAAGGGAATACAAAATGATACAAACAACACCGTCCAAATTATGGGTAAAGTAACAGAAGAAGTAGAGGATGGGATTAAAATTTCATCAGAAACCATTCGAAAATTTGATGAAATCATGAACAGTATGAGAAAAATGACGCCTAAAATGGAGGAAATTTCGGATACTGTACAACATATATCCGCTGGGATTCAAGAAGTGACCGCAACTGCAAATGGACTTGCAAATATCGCTAGGGACAATGCTGCTATTTCTGAAGAAGTGGCCGCCTCAACTCAGGAACAGCAAGCATCAGCCGAGCAGGTTTCAGCTTCAGCAAGGTCTCTTTCTGAGATGGCAGAGGATTTAAAAACACTGATAAAAGAATTTGTCTATTAAAAAAGTTACATATGATTTTCATTCCTTCAATGTTAGAGAGTTAAAAAAACAGTACTGTCTGACATTGAAGGGATTATTTTTTCTTTATAAATCTAACTTTCTAATTTTATTATACACAAGTTTTTTCATTGTTTTAGCTTGTACTGGTCAATCAATTCATCAACCGATTTACGAATTAGTCGCTACCGTTTTTTCAAAAATTTGCTGCACAGGGAATCGAAGTGAAACAAAATGAGCGTCCAAAGAATATCAACCATTTTAAACAGAATTCAACAGAAAATATTAAGCTTGTTTAAAAACGTATAGGTGCAAACAAAAACTACTAAAGACTCTTACCATCGCGTAAGAGTCTTTTCTATAGTCATTAGATGGCTGAGAGCTTTTTGAGGATGGTTTCCACCATTTCATTAATATCTTCATTTTCCGTGTTTTGCAAGTACTTGGGGGTTAGGACCTGGGTTTTCTTCGCAACATAATAATCGAATAAAGCCTGTTTCAATGACAATTCCTCTTCCACTAAAAAGGATGTATTCACCAATTTCCTTAGTACAGTTTCATCCTGAATAATTAATATGGAGGGATTCAATTGATTAAAAACTTCTGCATTCATGCCATTTCGATAAAATGTATGAATGGCAGATAGTTGTTCTTTTCTTGATTGCATTTTTTTTTCATAGAGATGCCTACTGCTTCTTTTTAAATCAGTTAAATAAATATCTGAAGCATAAACAGCTGAAAAAACAGCTTGTTCAAACACATTTTGGAAACGAAGCGGATAAGATACCTCTTCATTGGAAATGGTTTGGCCAGCTTCATTTATATAATCAATACAGAGATTAGTCAGCTCCATAATAATGTCTTCCTTCGATGAAAAGTAGTTATACAAGGAAGCACGGCTTAAATTCATCGCTTTTGCGATATCTTGAATGGTAAGGGAAAGGAATCCTTGAGTCCGAACGACTTGGATTAACTGTTTTGCATAGGCTTTTCTCATCATCCGTCTTTCATCAGGTGCAATTTTTTTCAAACTACCACTCCCTTTATCAGGAAAGTATATCATAATCCAATGGGATACATTAAATTCTGATATTCCAATTCTTTTCAGTTTACAACTAAAAGAAAGTGGAGTAAGGTTATAGTCTGTTAACATTTTAGACACTTTATAATATTTCTGTCCAAAGTGAATAATAGTAATTAAAGAAATCAAATAGTATAAACAATACTCAATATGAAAAGAGGAGAATAAAACAATGACTTCTATGACTACAGCACAAATCACGAATGATTTTAATAAAATTGTGACAGAACGCCGTTCCATTAAAAATTATGATAAATCCGTAAAAATCAGCCATGAAGAAATGACAGGAATTCTTACTTTAGCAACAACTGCTCCTTCATCTGTTAATATGCAGCCATGGCGCTTTCTTGTGATTGAAAGTCCTGAGGCAAAAGCAACACTAGCTCCACTGGCACGTTTTAACCAAACTCAAGTTGAAACATCATCAGCAGTTATTGCTGTTTTTGGTGATATGAATAATTTTGAGAAATTTGAAGAAATCTACGGCGCAGCTGTAGAGAAGGGATTTATGCCTTTAGAAGTAAAAGAACGAATTCATGCTTCCTTTTCAGGCTATCTTGAAACAATTTCACGTGAAGCTATGAAAGAAATTGTTTTAGTGGATGGCGGACTTGTATCCATGCAGTTCATGCTTGCTGCCCGCGCTTATGGATACGATACAAATCCAATAGGTGGATATGAAAAAGACAAAATTGCAGAAGCATTTGGATTGGATAAAGACCGTTATGTTCCAGTTATGTTAATCTCTATTGGTAAAGCAGCAGATAACGGACATCCATCCGTGCGTCTGCCTATTGGTCAAGTCGCGCAATGGAAGTAATGAAATGTAAATAAGAAGGGATTGACATTCGATGATTATTATTCATGCAACATTCCATATAAATCCAGTTAAACAGGATTTGTTTCTAGAGGAAATTCAGCCCTTAATTGCTGCCTCAAGAAATGAAACCGGAAATATTTCATTTCTCTTTCAAAAGGATACAGAAAATGAAAATGTATTTATGATGGTGGAAGTTTGGCAGGATATGCAAGCTGTTTCCAGTCATAACTCAAGCGAGCACTTTACCAAGTTTGTAGCAAATGCGAAGAGCTTTTTGACTGTACCATTAGAGGTTAAAGCATTTGAGGGGCAGCCATTAAAATTATAGATTTCGGCCTCTTAAATAGAATGAAATGGTGAAGAGTATCATAAGTAGCTTGTTGTTTAATAAAAGGATTAAAAGAGTAACATAAACTAACCATTAAAGGGCGCTTTCCTGTAGGAAGGTGCCTTTATTTTTATTAACGAGAAATTAATAAGAAGTCTGTTTGGTAATGATTATTAGACGAAAACAATGCAGATTATTAAGTTCAAGCATGTTGTTATCTAATATAATGATAGAACAAATAAATCGTGAGGGGGAATATGAGATGAAAATTAGCCAGAAAGAATTTAATGTTAAGGGAACGACCTATATAATTAGATCTGCAATACAGAAAGATGCCAAGGATTTGTCTGAAATTAGATTACAGATTGATGGAGAGACTGAAAACCTCGACAGAGAAAAAGGTGAGGCATACATAGATGTTCAAGGGTTTAAACGATTAATCAAAACTGATACAGAAAATAAAAAAAACCTTTTTTTAGTTGCTATAGTGGATGATAGGATTGTCGGATTTTCAAGATGTGAAGGAAATCTTTTAAAACGATTTGCTCACAAAGTAGAATTTGGAGTCTGTGTCTTAAAAGATTATTGGGGCTACGGCATTGGCAAAAATCTTTTAAAGGAGTCCATTGCTTGGGCTGACTCAAACGAAATTAAAAAAATAACCTTAAATGCTCTTGAAACAAATGAAAAAGCGATAAACCTTTATAAAAAATTTGGTTTTAAAATTGAAGGCATTCTAAAAAATGACAAAATCCTTTCCGACGGCCAATATTACAACACCGTTGTTATGGGAAGATTTAATGTATGATGTCTTGTGTACAGTTCGAATAGAATATGCAGTAACTTATTCGATAATCGAACGTTTTAACGAAGAAACGAAAAAGCCCAATTTTCTTTGAATTTATGGAGAAATTGGGCTTTTTTTACCTTATCGTGCATTAATCAATTCTTATTCCTTGTTCATTAATCAAAATTTTTTCATTTTCCTTCAAGTTTGTAAATACAACTGGGGTAACGATGGATGGAACCTTGTTTTTAATAGATGTAAAGTCAGCTTCTAAAAGCTTTTGTCCCTTTTTAACTTTCTGTCCATCTTTTACAAATGAAGTAAAGCCTTCCCCTTTTAAGTTAACAGTTTCAAGACCTACATGAATTAAAATTTCATGTCCAACATGATCCTTTAATGAAATGGCATGTTTAGTTGGAAATACACTGATTATTTCACCGTCTACCGGAGAAATAATTGTGTTATTTGTAGGTTGAATTGCGAATCCATCTCCCATCATTTTTTGAGAAAAAACAGGATCAGGAACGTTTTCAATTGGAATTATTTCTCCCTCTAATGGCATTTGTATAAAAGGATCATTTTCCACTTTCATTTTTTTAAATAAACCTTTAAACATTATAAATGGCCTCCTGTAAAACATTAATTATACTAATTGAATCTTTTCCTATAACGAAGGAACCGGTTCCAATTTATTATAAAAAATATTAACTACACTGATTAGAATAACACGACAATGTAAATGTAACAAATAAAATGAATTTCGGGGTGAAAGCAAAGAATCTTCCTATATACGATAGTACCTCTATTTACGTTTATGGAATCTATCCATCAATCTCATGGCTAGGAACATTTGTGTTTCTTAGCCTTTTTAATGGAGGTCAGATAAGATAGCCTACACTGTTTTATACCCGCTGAATAGTATGTACAAGCCGATGTAATAAGTATTTTTAAAAAGGAGTTTAGAAATGCAAAGAAAGAGTTACCCATCTTATGTGAAGTGCGGGAAAGTAATGAATGGTGATCTTCCGCTACAGTTGGCTCCATATGAACCACCGCTTGTTTTGGGAGAAGTGATAGTCGATCCAAGAAAAGTCAAGGACCCTTGTGTACTGCTGCAATTCTCTCAGTTTAATCGATTTCTCGTATTGGGACAGAGTCCGCAGATTTATATCTTATATCGTCTTGTTCGGGAGAGTGATTCTGATGTATATCCTCAAATATTACAAACGTGGGAGTTTGAGATCGATATCGCTTCTGTGGGTGATTTGGATACGACTCAGCCGAACGTCTTTAGCTATTGCGATTGCCTTGGCGGTTCTGAATCGTATATGATCACTTATCGATTTGAAATTGCGGAAATTAAAACATATAACACGGACGTATTAAGCAATACCAATGAGTCCTTTACAGCAACACTTTTAAGCAAGGAAAAAACGCAATGTGAAAAGTTTGGATTAGGAAAGCTTGAAAGTCCATATTTGGAAAAACTAGTTTTTCATCCAAAAGCAGAAATGGAAGCCTATGCAGATTGTGGCCGAGTCTTCCATCCCGCATTGCCACAACAGTTAACGAACGAAGAGCCGCCTGTGCCATTGGCACAAGTAACCAGTGTTAGGAATGATTTTCATGAATCTTGTTTTCTCATAACGTTTTCGACTTTTATCAATTCAATCCTATCACCGGGAGGATTTAATAATTTAGTCTTTAGACTGGTAAGAACATGTCACCATAATTCTACAAAAGAAATCCTAAATGAGTGGCCGTTTCGCCGGTTTTTTCCTTCCGCGATTATACTAGATGAGTCGGTTGTTTTTAGATACTGTGATTGTTTACCTAATCATTCAAGGGAAGACTACACCTATACAATGGAATTGGTGAGGGTGAATGTCGATGAGCAATCATCGTATGACATTAAGCAGGTTAGTATGACGGCTCAAGTATTTAACTCGAAAAAGTCAAAGATATTTATGAAAACTTTAGACTCACCTTCTTTAACTTGTGGGGATGTTGTCAATGTCCATGTGCCGAACAGAATAACAAAACTGCCGATTCGATTGGCACATTTACAAGTGAATACGGACAGAATGAAGAAGCCATGTATTCTAATCAATTATTCATCTATGTTTGAGGTTAGGATTGCAAGCGGATTTGGCTTTAATGGAACTATTTCTTTCCAGCTTATTCGCAAGTCGAGACGGACAGGGCAAACAAAAGTATTAGAAGAATGGACAGTCAATTTAATACAAGTAATCTCAACAAGGTCAAGTGAACTTATTATGGTTCAACCATTTGTCC
Above is a genomic segment from Neobacillus endophyticus containing:
- a CDS encoding methyl-accepting chemotaxis protein; this encodes MPALKLQHLNISLKAKISIAFFLILIIPSISIGILGYNSAKSEMENQILNTASTNVDLLNSNINNFLNPKFTDADFFSNIVNSHLYKGEDSPEVRKYLDRYVNLHPEVQGIYVGTMTGLMIESPRKQLPSGYDPRKRGWYQQAIQNSGKVIITPPYIAASTGKMTVTIAKTLQDNSGVIGINLSLNAISKMTNSIKIGENGYAFLLSKERQYLVHPTQKIGSEAKESLFDKLYQSNSGKFQYIWKGQNKEMVFTTNELTGWKLAGTMLITDASDAASPIFNRTFLVVLISLIMGGSVIFLLVGSFIKPIRNLKDKVLKMSSGDLTEQIHVKSNDEIGELSKAFNGMQNNFRNLIKKIEVSAEQVASHTGHLAASTEQTNAATEEVAKVILEVASGAEKQTSGLESNVKFLEETTKGMIQIVDHSGVATELSAKACEQAEEGGKSVHRTMAQMNSISDSVHESNNMIKSLDERSKEIGAILDMISGIADQTNLLALNAAIEAARVGEHGKGFAVVADEVRKLAEQSQTSAKQISELIKGIQNDTNNTVQIMGKVTEEVEDGIKISSETIRKFDEIMNSMRKMTPKMEEISDTVQHISAGIQEVTATANGLANIARDNAAISEEVAASTQEQQASAEQVSASARSLSEMAEDLKTLIKEFVY
- a CDS encoding nitroreductase family protein; the encoded protein is MTTAQITNDFNKIVTERRSIKNYDKSVKISHEEMTGILTLATTAPSSVNMQPWRFLVIESPEAKATLAPLARFNQTQVETSSAVIAVFGDMNNFEKFEEIYGAAVEKGFMPLEVKERIHASFSGYLETISREAMKEIVLVDGGLVSMQFMLAARAYGYDTNPIGGYEKDKIAEAFGLDKDRYVPVMLISIGKAADNGHPSVRLPIGQVAQWK
- a CDS encoding PTS sugar transporter subunit IIA → MFKGLFKKMKVENDPFIQMPLEGEIIPIENVPDPVFSQKMMGDGFAIQPTNNTIISPVDGEIISVFPTKHAISLKDHVGHEILIHVGLETVNLKGEGFTSFVKDGQKVKKGQKLLEADFTSIKNKVPSIVTPVVFTNLKENEKILINEQGIRID
- a CDS encoding DUF4489 domain-containing protein, with product MQRKSYPSYVKCGKVMNGDLPLQLAPYEPPLVLGEVIVDPRKVKDPCVLLQFSQFNRFLVLGQSPQIYILYRLVRESDSDVYPQILQTWEFEIDIASVGDLDTTQPNVFSYCDCLGGSESYMITYRFEIAEIKTYNTDVLSNTNESFTATLLSKEKTQCEKFGLGKLESPYLEKLVFHPKAEMEAYADCGRVFHPALPQQLTNEEPPVPLAQVTSVRNDFHESCFLITFSTFINSILSPGGFNNLVFRLVRTCHHNSTKEILNEWPFRRFFPSAIILDESVVFRYCDCLPNHSREDYTYTMELVRVNVDEQSSYDIKQVSMTAQVFNSKKSKIFMKTLDSPSLTCGDVVNVHVPNRITKLPIRLAHLQVNTDRMKKPCILINYSSMFEVRIASGFGFNGTISFQLIRKSRRTGQTKVLEEWTVNLIQVISTRSSELIMVQPFVLSYCDCLDNHYGESFTYEVQISEYSVTNIAASIFNPVFSAIVSTGAGECNC
- a CDS encoding GNAT family N-acetyltransferase; translation: MKISQKEFNVKGTTYIIRSAIQKDAKDLSEIRLQIDGETENLDREKGEAYIDVQGFKRLIKTDTENKKNLFLVAIVDDRIVGFSRCEGNLLKRFAHKVEFGVCVLKDYWGYGIGKNLLKESIAWADSNEIKKITLNALETNEKAINLYKKFGFKIEGILKNDKILSDGQYYNTVVMGRFNV
- a CDS encoding putative quinol monooxygenase, which encodes MIIIHATFHINPVKQDLFLEEIQPLIAASRNETGNISFLFQKDTENENVFMMVEVWQDMQAVSSHNSSEHFTKFVANAKSFLTVPLEVKAFEGQPLKL
- a CDS encoding PTS fructose transporter subunit IIABC: MREFFDSSLVLMDLTSTDKESVINELIDALDRNGNLYNREEYKKAILLKESQASTGISDGIAIPHAKTSAVKTPAVVFGRSVQGINFDSLDGKDSHLFFMIAADENMDDTHLKMLAFLSRKLLDVSFRQTLLQAKTSEEVLSFLQTMVSYEGALNVSNANGKKIIAVTACPTGIAHTFMAADKLIQTALELGYEIKVETNGATGVENRLTEKDIEEADGIIVAVGKTVEMNRFHGKKVVQVPVTDAIKKPKALIEQSLSVRAPVYVSSQSGTDHSGHKNQRVGIYRHLMNGVSEMLPFVISGGILIAICFLFGHKSFDKTDPSYNAFAAMVFEIGAKHAFALMVPILAAFIGRSIADRPGFVAGMVGGSIAATGGSGFLGGIIAGFLAGYLALAIKKLLSNTPKWLDSVKAVLIFPLLTVFATGAIMLTVINQPLADLNLFLTHWLQQLGGTNSIILGLLLGAMMAIDMGGPINKAAYVFATGLLANHLYEPMAAVMAGGMVPPLGVALATVLFKNRFTKDEREAGKTALVLGSFFITEGAIPFAAADPSRVIPSLVIGSAVAGALSMAFHLGLTTSHGGVIVFGFIQGGWLKYVFAIAMGSIITALSLGILKKRV
- a CDS encoding TetR/AcrR family transcriptional regulator, producing MKKIAPDERRMMRKAYAKQLIQVVRTQGFLSLTIQDIAKAMNLSRASLYNYFSSKEDIIMELTNLCIDYINEAGQTISNEEVSYPLRFQNVFEQAVFSAVYASDIYLTDLKRSSRHLYEKKMQSRKEQLSAIHTFYRNGMNAEVFNQLNPSILIIQDETVLRKLVNTSFLVEEELSLKQALFDYYVAKKTQVLTPKYLQNTENEDINEMVETILKKLSAI